The genomic stretch GTTGCTCGCGCTTGAGGTCAAAGTCCAGGAAATATCCACCGGTAACCCGTTCGGCATAGACACTGCGCGTGCCCGGGATATCGCGCATAATCGCCTCCAAATGCAGTCCGATTTGCTCTATCTCTTTCAGGTCGGCGCCGTAGATTTTAATCCCGATGGGCGTCCGGACGCCGGTGGTAAGCATATCTATCCGGGCCTTAATCGGCATGGTCCAGGCATTGACCACGCCCGGGAACTGCATCTTGGAGTCCATTTCATTGATGATATCATCCCAGGAAATCCGGTCCGGCCAGATGGACCGGAACGGCCATTGAAGGATGACCGGCAGTCCGGAATACCAGCGCTCCTTTTTGCGCCACTGTTCGCGCGGTTTCAGGACCACGGTGGTCTCCATCATCGAGAACGGGGCCGGGTCGGTCGAGGTCTCGGCCCGTCCGGCCTTGCCGAAGACGCTGACCACTTCCGGGATACTCTTGATAATCTTGTCCTGGACCTGGAGCAGGCGCTGGGCCTCGGTGACCGAGATACCCGGCAGTGTGGTCGGCATATACAGGATACTGCCCTCGTTTAAAGGCGGCATAAATTCAGAACCCAGTTTGAAGTAAACCGGTATGGTGGTCACTATCAATATTAAAGCAGTGGCAATTACGGCCCTGGGATATTTCAGGACGAATTTGCAGAGCGGCTCATAAAACCAGAAGAGCGTTTTGCTGACCGGGTGATTTTCCTCCTTGTAATACTTGCCGACCAGGACCTGATTGGCCGGCCAGGCAAAGACCTTGCCCAGCGCTGACTTGGGTTTGAAATAATCCATTTTCATAAAGAGCAGGCGGATGGCCGGGTCTAAGGTGATGGCCAGCAGAGCGGCAATAGCCATGGTCAGGTTCTTGGTATAGGCCAGGGGCTTGAACAACCGGCCTTCCTGTTCCACCAGGGTGAAGATAGGCATAAAGGCCACGGCAATGACCAGGAGCGAGAAGAATATGGAGGGAGCCACCTCCTGCAATGCCTGGATGCGGATTTTGTGCGGGTCGCCCTGCCGGCCGCCTTCTATCCAGATTTCCAGTTTCTTATAGGCGTTTTCCACCTCTACTATGGCGCCGTCCACAAGCACACCGATAGAAATGGCAATGCCGGAGATGGACATAATATTCGAGGTCAGTCCCATTCCCCACATCGGGATAAAGGCCAGCAAGGCCGCCACCGGGATGGTAATAATAGGCACCAGGGCCGAGGGAATGTGCCATAGGAATAGCAGAATCACCAAACTGACCACAATCATTTCAGCTATCAGTTGGTGCTTCAAAGTGTCAATGGCTTCATGAATCAGTTCCGAGCGGTCGTAGGTAGTGACAATCTCAGCGCCCTTGGGCAGTGATGGTTTGATTTCCTCTATCTTGGCCTTGACGCGTTCTATGACATTCAGGGCGTTCTCGCCGTGGCGCACCACGACAATCCCGCCGACCGTGTCGCCGATGCCGTCCAAATCCGCCACGCCCCGGCGGATGTCCGGGCCGATGACCACATTGGCAACGCTCTTCACCAGGATAGGCGTGCCTTTGTCATCCGCGCCGAGTGAGATATTTTCAATGTCGCTGACTGATTTGATATAACCGCGTCCGCGGACCATATACTCGGCGCCGGAGAATTCCACCAGCCGGCCGCCCACGTCATTGTTGGCATCGCGGATGGCGTCCACCACTTTCATCAGCGGGATGTTGTAGCCGACCAGCGCATTTGGATTGATATTGACCTGATACTGTTTCTGGAATCCGCCCAGCGAGGCCACCTCGGCCACGCCCGGAACGCTCTGGATATAATATTTCAGATACCAGTCCTGGAATGAGCGCAGTTGCGCCAAATCGTTCTGTCCGGTCTTGTCCACTAGGGCATACTGATAGACCCAACCCACGCCGGTGGCATCCGGCCCGATTTCGGTCTTGACGCCTTCAGGCAGACGGGGCAGGATTTTGCTCAGGTACTCCACGGTCCGGGACCTGGCCCAGTAAATATCGGTGCCGTCCTGGAAGATGATATAGACGTAAGAGAATCCGAAGTCCGAGAAACCGCGGATGGCCTTGACCTTGGGCGCGCCGAGCATGGCCGTGACTATCGGATAGGTCACCTGGTCTTCTATTATATCCGGACTCCGGTCCCAGCGGGAATAGACAATCACCTGGGTGTCGGACAGGTCCGGGATGGCATCGAGCGGGATATTCTGGACCGAATATACGGCAAATACCACGGCAATGGCCACAAATATCAGGACCAGAAACTTGTTATTGGCCGAGAAGGCAACGATACTTTTTAGCATCTACTTTTTCTCTTCGCCGTGTTTATGCCCTGTGCCCATACCGGACACGGCGGATTTTATCTTTGATTCAGAGTCAATCAGGAAGTTACCAGAGGTAACCACGGTTTCCCCTTCGGATAACCCATCAATAACTTCGTAGTAATGGTCGAATTTACCGCCCAGTTTTACCTCTCTCGGTTTAAACACCCCATTGCCCTTATCCACGAAGACAATCCGGCGCTTGCCGGAATCCATAACCGCCTCAACGGGAACCGCCAGTTTTACGCTGACCTCTTTTTTCAGCAATACTTCGGCATACATATCCGCCTTGAGTTTATAATCAGGATTAGCCAGTTCAATACGCACCTTGATAGTGCGGGTGGTCGGATTGACATAAGGATAGATATATTTTACCGTACCGGCGAATTTCTCAGCCGGATAAGAAGAGACCGTTACTTCCACGGCATCATCAACATTAATATACGACAGTTCGTATTCATATATTTCCGCTTCAACCCAGATGGTTGAGGTATCAGCAACCTTATAAATCATTTCTCCGGGGGTAATATATTGGCCGAGGTGCAATTCATCGCCGACAATAAAACCCGCGCCGGGTGTGGTAATCCATAGGGTTCTTGACGGCTTCCCCTCCTCGGCTATTTTGTCAATCTGGTCTTCTGAGATATCCCAGAAAACGAGTTTCTGTTTGGTTGCCTCAACCATCTGCCCGGCGCTTTTTATCATCTCAGACGATTTGGCCTCTTCCGCCCTCTTCATCATCTCCAGGGCGGACAGATATTCCTGTTGCGCCACCACCAGTTCTGGGCTGTAGATACTGAATAACGGAGTCCCGACTTCTATAAACTGGCCGGCCAGGGCGCAGCAATCCATTTTATCCACCCAACCGGCAATCTTGGTGTTAATATGATACATCTTTTGCGCATTATACACGATTGTTCCAACGGCCCGAATCGTCCTGGTCAGGGTACGATCGGTAACCTGCTCCTTCCTGACGCCGATGAGTTGTTCCTGCTGGGGCGTGATGGTCACGCTGGCCTGGCCGCTTAGGCCCGCAGACGATTTATCATCCGTCTCTTTCATCGGCACCAGTTTCATATTGCAAATCGGGCAATCGCCCGGTTTATCGGAGATATAGGTCGGATGCATCGGGCAGTGATACATCTGCTTTTTAGCCGCCGGTTCGCTATCGCGGTCACCGCGGTGTTCTGAAGACGCAGGAGAAGCGTGCCCCTTGTGGCTGTCTTTATTTAATAATAAAAAACCAGCACCCACCAATACTCCAAGTATTAAGATAACCGCCACTACATAAATAAAATACCTCATAACCAATCTCCTATTTACTATTAAATAATTTAGATGTTTCCTCAACGCTCTGGCATAGCGCGATAAGCGAGATGTCGGCGAAGACAATCTCTCGCTGGGCATTCACCACAGCCAACTGGGTTTTCAACTCCAATAACTCCCGCCGGGCATTAAACCAACCGGTAAATCCGGTTCTACCAGTCTTAAAAGACGCGTCTATGCTGTTAAGTTTTGTCTCGGCCAGGGGCATCAGATTTTCCCTGATGAGCCGGCTCTGCCTCTGGAGTTCACGCCAGGCGAAAGACTTCTCAGCCAGCACGACCGCCAGGTTAATCTCTTCAGCCGAAAGCATGGCCTGAGCCTGTTTCTGTCCGGCCTGGGCTGAAGCAATTTCCGCGGCTATCTTCTGTCGCCAGATCGGTAGGGTCATACTCACTTCAGGCATCCAGTTTAATTTGTCCTTCTTGGCATCGGTTCCTAACCCAACGCTCCAATCGGGATTCTTTTCCTTATAAGAACGCTCTACCATAACCTGTGCCTGCCTGACTTCGGCAGACAGCGCCTTAAGATGAAGGTTATGTTTCAACAACTCATTTAACAAGTCCGTCTCAGGCGGCAGGATATGCTCGATCAATGCATCGCTTGGCATCGGCGGCTGAGATTCATTAGAAGCGACACCCAACGCCTTACGCCACCTGGCCATTAACGGTTTGAGGGAATCCTCTAAATTAACCAGTTCGTTAGACAGGCGGCTCTGCTCCGACTGGACCATGACAAGTTCTTCGGTCATACCAAACCCGGTCTCAAAGTTCGCCCGGATTGATTTCTCCTGCATCTTAATCAGGAAAACAATCTCTTTAACCAGCCGTATTTTTTCCTGCAGCAAGTAATATTCATAATAAACCTGTTTTACATTGAAGATTGTTTCAAGCAACTGGTGTTCAAACAAGTATCGTTTCTTCCGCGCCTCGGCAGAGAACGCCTCGGCCTCTAGGGCCAACTTACCCTTCGCCGGTATTTCCTGCATAAACCCGACCAGGAATTTCTCCACCGAAGACATTATTTCCGCACTAAATGTCAATTTTGGGTCAGGCAGGGATTGTGCGACCATTATTTCCTCAACCGCCTTTTTCCAGTCGTAGAAAACGGCTTCGGCTTCTGGATTATTCAGGACGGCATAAGTGATAAAATCCGCCAGCGGAGAATCAGGTTTAAGGACAGGCAATGGCGGTTTCTTGTCAGCCGGCCGGTATTTAGCTTCAACCGCGGACAGGGATTCGCGGCCTATCGGCGCCGGACCGGAACAGCCGAATAAAACGATTGAGAGTATAATAAATACGGATATTTTATATATCATAATTTATATGCTACTTATGGCCGCATTTGCAGTCACCTCCCATAGTATCTATATTCTTCAACAGATTGGCCAGAGTCTGTTTATCCAATTCGGAAATAACGCCAATCAAGCAATTAGGCAACCGTTTCATGGCTACATTAAACTTACCTGTCTTATCGGTCCAGACAGGACTGGGGTAAGAGCCATAAACAGATTCAGCTCTACTCAAACCGCCTGACGATTCAAATAAAAGAAACGTTACCGGAGTAGTATTGTACCTGGCATAAATAGCGGCACAAGGACATCCAGCCATTGACTTACTATTGCCGCCTTCTAACCGGAGTTCTTTATTATTCTTAAGCAATGAGCAGCAACATTCATTATCGGAGAGCAGATTCTCAATGCGGAATTGGGCGTTCAATGCGCCGGTCAGGTCTGTACCGGTGATTGGTTTAATATCACCCTGTATGAATGACTGGTGCTCCTGTTCCATAGCAGAAAGCCAATTGGCAGGAATGCCAGCCGGCGCCAGAAAGATGTAGATAACTACCGCCAAAAGGATAACAGCCGCAGCGGCGGTAGAGACGAAATATCCAATCCGCTGCCAGACCAGGCGCTTTTCTAATTCGTAGTTTAATAACTCCTGGGTATGCTGCCAGATGGCATCGTCAGAGGCGCTATTCTTGCTTATAATAGCGGCGACCTTGTAGTCAAGTGCCTCTTCTAGAGCGCTATCAGACATATTTGAGTTCTCGGGCATATTCATATAATTTCTCTTTTAGTTTTGTCCTGGCCCGGGCTAAATAGCCCATCACACTGCCTATAGGCATATCCAAAATCTTGCCAATCTCCTCATAGGAGAATTCACCAACTGAACGAAGCAGGAATACCTGGCGTTCATTATCTGGCAGAGCCACCACCGATTCTTTTACCTTATCCTCCATTGTATCAAGCACTTCTACTAAAGAATCAACAGATAGTGTCATCTCCGGCGCCACTGTTTTCTCACCTGCCCCGGAGGAGTCTTTTAGTTCCTTGGTTTTCTTATGGGCCCGGTTCAGGTTACGCACCACATAATTGGCGATGTGGAACATCCAGACCCGGAACCACTTCTCATCTCCGGAAAACGCTGCAAACTTCTTCCAACCCTCCAGGGCCGTATTCTGGAAGGCGTCTTCCAATTGCTCCTTATTCCAGAGTATATACCTGATATAATTAAGCAGTGGCTTGCGGCAGCCATTCAGCCGGTCTATAAACTCCCTGTGCTTTTGTCTATCCATGTATATAATGTTACAAACACCTGAAAATATTACAACCTTTTAGCAAATCC from Planctomycetota bacterium encodes the following:
- a CDS encoding efflux RND transporter periplasmic adaptor subunit gives rise to the protein MRYFIYVVAVILILGVLVGAGFLLLNKDSHKGHASPASSEHRGDRDSEPAAKKQMYHCPMHPTYISDKPGDCPICNMKLVPMKETDDKSSAGLSGQASVTITPQQEQLIGVRKEQVTDRTLTRTIRAVGTIVYNAQKMYHINTKIAGWVDKMDCCALAGQFIEVGTPLFSIYSPELVVAQQEYLSALEMMKRAEEAKSSEMIKSAGQMVEATKQKLVFWDISEDQIDKIAEEGKPSRTLWITTPGAGFIVGDELHLGQYITPGEMIYKVADTSTIWVEAEIYEYELSYINVDDAVEVTVSSYPAEKFAGTVKYIYPYVNPTTRTIKVRIELANPDYKLKADMYAEVLLKKEVSVKLAVPVEAVMDSGKRRIVFVDKGNGVFKPREVKLGGKFDHYYEVIDGLSEGETVVTSGNFLIDSESKIKSAVSGMGTGHKHGEEKK
- a CDS encoding efflux RND transporter permease subunit, with the translated sequence MLKSIVAFSANNKFLVLIFVAIAVVFAVYSVQNIPLDAIPDLSDTQVIVYSRWDRSPDIIEDQVTYPIVTAMLGAPKVKAIRGFSDFGFSYVYIIFQDGTDIYWARSRTVEYLSKILPRLPEGVKTEIGPDATGVGWVYQYALVDKTGQNDLAQLRSFQDWYLKYYIQSVPGVAEVASLGGFQKQYQVNINPNALVGYNIPLMKVVDAIRDANNDVGGRLVEFSGAEYMVRGRGYIKSVSDIENISLGADDKGTPILVKSVANVVIGPDIRRGVADLDGIGDTVGGIVVVRHGENALNVIERVKAKIEEIKPSLPKGAEIVTTYDRSELIHEAIDTLKHQLIAEMIVVSLVILLFLWHIPSALVPIITIPVAALLAFIPMWGMGLTSNIMSISGIAISIGVLVDGAIVEVENAYKKLEIWIEGGRQGDPHKIRIQALQEVAPSIFFSLLVIAVAFMPIFTLVEQEGRLFKPLAYTKNLTMAIAALLAITLDPAIRLLFMKMDYFKPKSALGKVFAWPANQVLVGKYYKEENHPVSKTLFWFYEPLCKFVLKYPRAVIATALILIVTTIPVYFKLGSEFMPPLNEGSILYMPTTLPGISVTEAQRLLQVQDKIIKSIPEVVSVFGKAGRAETSTDPAPFSMMETTVVLKPREQWRKKERWYSGLPVILQWPFRSIWPDRISWDDIINEMDSKMQFPGVVNAWTMPIKARIDMLTTGVRTPIGIKIYGADLKEIEQIGLHLEAIMRDIPGTRSVYAERVTGGYFLDFDLKREQLARYGLSVKEVEMVIMSAIGGEGITTTVEGRERYSVNVRYARELRDDLPALQRVLVPTSAVSSGGDEMSGGANPPVIRQVPLAELADIKFTTGPAMIRDENGLLAGYVYVDIKDRDVGSYVTEAKKIVKEQLPMPTGYSLLWSGQYENMLRVKERLKIVIPLTLFIIFILLYLNTKSTFKTLIVLMAVPFSLIGAIWFMYLLDYNVSIAVWVGMIALMGLDAETGVFMLLFLDLSYYDRVRKGTMKTYNDLHEAVIYGAVKRIRPKMMTVGTTFIGLIPIMWSIGTGADMMKRIAAPMVGGLFTSFIMELLVYPPIYLLWKWYGEMKEGTVDVSKLQIPELKEH
- a CDS encoding TolC family protein, which codes for MIYKISVFIILSIVLFGCSGPAPIGRESLSAVEAKYRPADKKPPLPVLKPDSPLADFITYAVLNNPEAEAVFYDWKKAVEEIMVAQSLPDPKLTFSAEIMSSVEKFLVGFMQEIPAKGKLALEAEAFSAEARKKRYLFEHQLLETIFNVKQVYYEYYLLQEKIRLVKEIVFLIKMQEKSIRANFETGFGMTEELVMVQSEQSRLSNELVNLEDSLKPLMARWRKALGVASNESQPPMPSDALIEHILPPETDLLNELLKHNLHLKALSAEVRQAQVMVERSYKEKNPDWSVGLGTDAKKDKLNWMPEVSMTLPIWRQKIAAEIASAQAGQKQAQAMLSAEEINLAVVLAEKSFAWRELQRQSRLIRENLMPLAETKLNSIDASFKTGRTGFTGWFNARRELLELKTQLAVVNAQREIVFADISLIALCQSVEETSKLFNSK
- a CDS encoding sigma-70 family RNA polymerase sigma factor; the protein is MDRQKHREFIDRLNGCRKPLLNYIRYILWNKEQLEDAFQNTALEGWKKFAAFSGDEKWFRVWMFHIANYVVRNLNRAHKKTKELKDSSGAGEKTVAPEMTLSVDSLVEVLDTMEDKVKESVVALPDNERQVFLLRSVGEFSYEEIGKILDMPIGSVMGYLARARTKLKEKLYEYARELKYV